In Phycisphaeraceae bacterium, one DNA window encodes the following:
- a CDS encoding CrcB family protein yields the protein MIFAGAGVGGLLRWGIGAGVTRLLGSGFPFGTVAVNVAGCALAGYAHGALHDSAIREEYRTALFVGLLGGFTTFSAFSRDTIMLLEERQYWLASAHVIIANILCLGSAFLGMKLAGRSVFA from the coding sequence ATGATCTTTGCGGGAGCCGGGGTCGGCGGCCTCCTTCGCTGGGGCATCGGCGCGGGAGTGACACGACTGCTCGGCAGCGGATTCCCGTTCGGGACGGTGGCGGTCAATGTCGCGGGCTGCGCGCTCGCCGGCTATGCCCACGGGGCGCTCCATGACTCGGCCATCCGCGAGGAGTATCGAACGGCGCTCTTCGTCGGTCTCCTCGGGGGGTTCACCACCTTCTCCGCGTTTTCGCGTGACACGATCATGCTGCTCGAAGAGCGCCAGTATTGGCTGGCGTCGGCACATGTGATCATCGCGAACATCCTCTGCCTCGGCAGTGCGTTCCTGGGCATGAAGCTCGCCGGTCGTTCGGTCTTTGCCTGA
- a CDS encoding Na/Pi cotransporter family protein, translated as MVVALLGGIGLFLLGMLMMSDGLKSMAGDSLRQVLMRVIRGPWSGLAAGAAATAVVQSSTATTLTTIGFVSAGLLTFPQSIGVIVGSNLGTTSTGWIVSLLGLKISLGTLAPPLVLAGVALRLLGRGGLRAGGDALAGFALIFIGIDLLQSGISHLATQINLAGVGGEGVGGRLIMVGIGFVMTVLMQSSSAAVATTIVAISTGAITMEQAAALVIGQNIGTTPKAVIAVIGAPVPAVRTAAVHITFNVVTGVVAFLILPVFLRLVVDVMEAEHASPATALAAFHTAFNGLGTLLIMPCVRPLSKAIERIIPERRESMTSHLSSLTAVTGSVAIEAARRAMSAVIRRMARCGLDALDRGLPPSRIHEQAIEECRRALEEVGRFHAQFSRSAHSEAEVRDTASMFHAADHLRRLLVTLRELTPPSLPITGVASSEISSAVTIARTMLHLALDDGERGEAAVQQAASLSAQLAVLRKDGRLVLLDSAAKGMIPAEAAIARVETLLRLDRLCYHLWRTMHHLVPAQVSSAPEEPSEGSSLVHDDDAVHHERVDRGLS; from the coding sequence ATGGTCGTGGCGCTGCTTGGAGGAATCGGCCTCTTTCTGCTCGGCATGCTCATGATGAGCGATGGATTGAAGTCCATGGCCGGGGATTCGCTGCGACAAGTCCTGATGCGGGTGATTCGAGGGCCCTGGAGCGGGCTTGCGGCGGGCGCTGCGGCGACGGCCGTGGTGCAGTCGTCAACGGCGACGACCCTCACGACGATCGGCTTCGTCAGCGCGGGCCTGCTCACCTTTCCGCAGTCGATTGGCGTGATCGTGGGCTCGAACCTCGGAACGACGAGCACGGGCTGGATCGTCTCATTGCTCGGACTCAAGATCTCGCTCGGGACGCTGGCGCCGCCGCTGGTGCTCGCGGGTGTGGCGCTTCGCCTGCTGGGTCGAGGGGGGCTTCGTGCGGGCGGTGATGCGCTCGCCGGGTTTGCGCTCATCTTCATCGGCATCGACCTGCTCCAGTCGGGCATCAGTCACCTGGCCACGCAGATCAACCTGGCCGGTGTGGGGGGTGAAGGTGTCGGGGGCCGGCTGATCATGGTCGGCATCGGCTTTGTGATGACCGTGCTCATGCAGAGTTCGAGTGCCGCGGTCGCGACGACCATCGTCGCGATCTCCACCGGCGCGATCACAATGGAACAGGCCGCTGCTCTGGTCATCGGTCAGAACATCGGGACGACTCCGAAAGCGGTCATCGCCGTCATCGGGGCGCCCGTGCCGGCGGTCCGTACGGCGGCGGTGCACATCACCTTCAATGTCGTCACGGGCGTCGTCGCGTTCCTGATTCTTCCCGTGTTCCTGCGCCTCGTGGTCGATGTCATGGAAGCGGAACATGCCTCGCCCGCAACCGCGCTCGCGGCCTTTCACACTGCATTCAATGGCTTGGGCACCCTGCTGATCATGCCCTGCGTGCGGCCGCTGTCGAAAGCCATCGAGCGCATCATTCCCGAGCGTCGGGAGTCCATGACCAGCCATCTCTCCTCACTGACCGCCGTGACGGGGTCGGTCGCCATCGAAGCGGCGCGGCGCGCGATGAGCGCGGTCATTCGGCGCATGGCCCGGTGCGGCCTCGATGCCCTCGATCGCGGTCTGCCGCCGTCGCGGATTCATGAGCAGGCCATCGAGGAGTGTCGCCGAGCGCTCGAAGAGGTCGGGCGATTCCACGCGCAGTTTTCCCGCTCGGCGCACAGTGAGGCGGAAGTGCGCGACACCGCATCGATGTTTCACGCGGCCGATCACCTCAGACGGCTTCTCGTGACTCTCCGGGAACTGACTCCGCCATCGCTCCCGATCACGGGGGTCGCAAGCAGCGAGATATCGAGCGCCGTGACCATCGCCCGAACCATGCTTCACCTGGCACTCGACGACGGGGAGCGTGGCGAAGCAGCCGTGCAGCAGGCCGCCTCGCTCTCGGCGCAACTCGCCGTGCTCAGGAAGGATGGCCGGCTGGTCCTGCTCGATTCGGCGGCCAAGGGCATGATCCCGGCAGAGGCAGCCATCGCGCGTGTGGAGACTCTGCTTCGACTCGATCGCCTGTGTTATCACCTCTGGAGAACCATGCATCATCTCGTGCCAGCTCAGGTCAGCAGCGCTCCTGAGGAGCCGTCCGAAGGGTCCTCACTGGTGCATGACGACGATGCGGTGCACCACGAGCGGGTCGACAGGGGGCTCTCTTGA
- the otsB gene encoding trehalose-phosphatase yields the protein MSAIEHQLLRIARTPRLLIASDYDGVLAPIVEDPAEARPAPGVPSLLAELAAIRQTDVALISGRPLPELTALLGDLSGAGVHMVGGHGAEWPDADDDDRVRSAEHRLKPLMHRAETLLRSWRDARLEIKSASLALHYRRVAEEAAPEFVVAARGLARGDEGVRVLEGRKVIEFVLEGLDKGDALRRIRAMTSATSVLFFGDDVTDEDAFRVLELQDSGVAVNGRRRGAHFELPDVPSVVQSLERLLELRRAWADDTEPTAIDAHAILSDQRTAAVVDPRGVICWLCLPQIDSPPLFASLLGPRLGVGSQRSTSAGRFSIVPTDPSLALSEPRQSYLGHSLILTTEWGPHLRVTDYLDGSGGRPFQRAGRSDLVRVIEGRGRVRIEFAPRPDFGRVPATLDIVQGQGVVLRGLNDPVVLHAPGVSWTIEHEGSHQLATAEVELQGQPVVLELRYGTGTLRAAQVAEIDRRRQTERFWSSWVKSLSLPPVAQEAVTRSALLLKALIHGPTGAIAAAATTSLPEVLGGSRNWDYRFCWPRDASLAAAALHRLGNTGPAMRFLDWMLGILDTIGSPERLRPIYTVRGQDLGPEGEISELSGYAESRPIRIGNAAAQQVQLDVFGPVCDLAWMLAAGGAPLSADHLRLVEAMVTAVERRWRDPDSGIWEIRGSQRHYVHSKIMAWYAVDRALRVVDAMLGEDRPTWRALREEIGNEILSRGWSDSLGAFTMAYELIEFDAGALWVGLSGFLPPDDARFAATVDAVTRNLRRGKGVLRYRFDDGLPGREGGFLLCLGWLIEANLLLGRRAEAERLFQDLLECAGPLGIMAEQSEVGSHRALGNIPQAYSHVAVINAAVALSAGAARSSGAR from the coding sequence ATGAGCGCCATTGAACACCAACTGCTGCGGATCGCGAGGACTCCACGACTTCTCATCGCGAGCGACTACGACGGCGTGCTTGCGCCCATCGTGGAGGACCCCGCCGAGGCTCGTCCGGCGCCGGGGGTTCCCTCGCTTCTCGCGGAGTTGGCGGCGATCCGACAGACCGATGTCGCGCTCATCAGCGGACGGCCGCTTCCCGAGCTCACGGCGTTGCTGGGCGACCTCTCCGGCGCCGGTGTGCACATGGTGGGCGGTCACGGCGCCGAATGGCCCGATGCCGATGATGATGATCGCGTGCGCTCCGCGGAGCATCGGCTGAAGCCGCTCATGCATCGGGCGGAGACGCTGCTTCGTTCATGGCGCGATGCACGCCTCGAGATCAAGTCGGCGTCGCTGGCACTGCACTACCGGCGCGTGGCCGAGGAGGCGGCACCGGAGTTCGTGGTGGCGGCGCGCGGACTCGCGCGCGGCGACGAGGGCGTGCGCGTGCTCGAAGGTCGCAAGGTCATCGAGTTCGTGCTCGAGGGCCTCGACAAGGGCGATGCGCTCCGACGCATCCGGGCCATGACCTCAGCGACTTCGGTGCTCTTCTTCGGCGATGATGTCACCGACGAGGACGCCTTCCGCGTGCTTGAACTCCAGGACAGCGGCGTGGCTGTGAACGGTCGTCGCCGCGGCGCTCACTTTGAGCTTCCCGATGTGCCGAGCGTCGTCCAGAGCCTCGAGCGCCTGCTCGAACTCCGGCGCGCGTGGGCCGACGACACCGAACCGACGGCGATCGATGCTCACGCCATCCTCTCCGATCAGCGGACTGCGGCGGTGGTCGATCCGCGCGGCGTCATCTGCTGGCTCTGCCTGCCGCAGATCGACTCTCCCCCGCTCTTTGCCTCGCTCCTCGGTCCGCGCCTGGGCGTCGGCTCGCAGCGATCGACCAGCGCCGGGCGCTTCTCGATTGTGCCCACGGATCCATCGCTGGCCTTGTCGGAGCCTCGGCAGTCATATCTGGGTCACTCGCTCATCCTGACGACCGAGTGGGGCCCTCACCTGCGCGTGACCGACTACCTCGACGGCTCGGGCGGGCGCCCCTTTCAGCGAGCCGGTCGAAGCGATCTTGTGCGCGTCATCGAGGGGCGAGGCCGTGTACGCATCGAGTTTGCGCCGCGGCCTGACTTCGGGCGCGTTCCGGCGACGCTCGACATCGTTCAGGGACAGGGCGTGGTCCTTCGTGGACTGAACGATCCCGTGGTGCTCCATGCGCCAGGTGTCTCGTGGACCATCGAACACGAAGGTTCCCATCAACTGGCGACGGCGGAGGTCGAACTCCAGGGCCAACCCGTGGTGCTCGAACTTCGATACGGCACCGGCACACTCCGCGCCGCGCAGGTGGCCGAGATCGATCGAAGGCGACAGACGGAGCGCTTCTGGTCGAGCTGGGTGAAGTCCCTTTCGCTTCCACCCGTCGCGCAGGAAGCGGTGACTCGAAGCGCCCTCTTGCTGAAGGCGCTGATTCACGGTCCGACGGGGGCGATTGCGGCGGCCGCCACCACGAGCCTGCCCGAGGTCCTCGGTGGTTCGCGCAACTGGGACTATCGCTTCTGCTGGCCGCGCGATGCCTCCCTCGCGGCGGCGGCGCTGCACCGCTTGGGGAACACCGGCCCGGCAATGCGCTTCCTCGACTGGATGCTGGGCATTCTCGACACCATCGGTTCACCCGAGCGACTCCGCCCGATCTACACGGTGCGCGGCCAGGACCTCGGCCCCGAAGGAGAGATCTCCGAACTCTCCGGATATGCCGAGAGTCGCCCGATCCGAATCGGGAACGCCGCGGCGCAGCAGGTGCAGCTCGATGTCTTCGGTCCGGTCTGCGACCTCGCATGGATGCTCGCGGCCGGAGGCGCGCCACTCTCGGCTGATCACCTGCGCCTGGTCGAGGCGATGGTGACCGCGGTCGAGCGGCGCTGGCGTGATCCTGACAGCGGAATCTGGGAGATTCGTGGCTCGCAGCGCCACTATGTCCACTCGAAGATCATGGCGTGGTACGCCGTCGATCGGGCGCTGCGCGTCGTCGATGCCATGCTTGGCGAGGATCGTCCGACATGGCGAGCCCTCCGAGAGGAGATCGGCAACGAGATCCTCTCGCGCGGCTGGAGCGACAGCCTCGGCGCCTTCACCATGGCGTACGAACTCATCGAGTTCGACGCGGGCGCACTTTGGGTCGGACTCAGCGGGTTTCTTCCGCCCGACGATGCGCGCTTCGCCGCCACCGTCGATGCCGTCACCAGGAACCTCCGCCGCGGCAAGGGCGTCCTGCGCTATCGCTTCGACGACGGTCTTCCCGGTCGCGAGGGCGGTTTCCTTCTCTGCCTCGGATGGCTCATCGAAGCGAACCTGCTCCTCGGTCGGCGTGCCGAAGCGGAGCGACTCTTCCAAGATCTTCTCGAGTGCGCGGGGCCACTCGGCATCATGGCGGAGCAATCCGAAGTGGGCAGTCATCGGGCGCTCGGCAACATTCCGCAGGCGTACTCCCATGTGGCAGTCATCAACGCCGCGGTCGCCCTCTCGGCGGGAGCAGCGCGGTCATCCGGTGCTCGATGA
- the rpmE gene encoding 50S ribosomal protein L31, producing the protein MKKEGHPKYYHDCKVYYRGQVVMTCGATVPELHVEVWSGSHPYFTGQKVFVDTAGRVERFQRKFAGGYFKGKEKAPAPARK; encoded by the coding sequence ATGAAGAAGGAAGGCCATCCGAAGTACTACCACGACTGCAAGGTCTATTACCGTGGCCAGGTCGTCATGACCTGCGGCGCCACGGTGCCCGAACTGCATGTCGAAGTGTGGAGTGGTTCACACCCCTACTTCACCGGCCAGAAGGTCTTCGTCGACACCGCCGGTCGCGTCGAGCGCTTCCAGCGCAAGTTCGCCGGTGGCTACTTCAAGGGCAAGGAGAAGGCTCCCGCCCCCGCCAGGAAGTAG
- a CDS encoding PCRF domain-containing protein → MADPSPNLIRKLDELLAEDDRLARELSDEAIVVDHREVRRRTVRRSAIEPIVVRYRRWKALEQERRDCEEVARDPASDIAALAKEEIPRLREEARSLIIDIERQFVSAEDLAIGSVILEVRAGVGGLEAALWAGDLLEMYRRFAQRRGWRFDELDLAPGDAGGVTRAIVSVRGEGVWSALGYEGGTHQVKRVPATEAQGRVHTSTATVAVLPEPETIESEVDPAEVKEIITTAQGPGGQNVNKVATAVHLVHQPTGIEVHMQETRSQAQNREKAWRLLRARVHERRELEAIAARREQRRSMIGSGDRAEKIRTYRWKENLVSDQRIEGAQRLDSIMSGDLDPLVSALSAVDLADRLARL, encoded by the coding sequence GTGGCCGATCCCTCGCCCAACCTGATCCGGAAGCTCGATGAACTCCTCGCGGAGGACGATCGCCTTGCGCGTGAACTCTCCGATGAGGCGATCGTTGTGGACCATCGCGAGGTGCGCCGGCGCACCGTGCGGCGCAGCGCGATCGAGCCGATCGTCGTGCGCTATCGCCGGTGGAAGGCCCTTGAACAGGAGCGGCGCGACTGCGAGGAGGTCGCGCGCGATCCCGCCAGCGACATCGCCGCGCTGGCGAAGGAGGAGATTCCGCGCCTCCGAGAGGAGGCTCGCTCGCTGATCATCGATATCGAGCGCCAGTTCGTGAGTGCCGAGGACCTGGCGATTGGCAGCGTGATTCTCGAGGTCCGCGCGGGCGTGGGTGGATTGGAAGCGGCCCTCTGGGCGGGTGATCTGCTGGAGATGTACCGCCGCTTCGCCCAGAGGCGGGGCTGGCGCTTCGATGAGCTCGACCTGGCCCCGGGTGATGCCGGTGGCGTGACGCGCGCCATCGTGAGCGTGCGCGGGGAAGGCGTCTGGAGCGCCCTCGGGTACGAGGGAGGAACGCACCAGGTCAAGCGGGTGCCGGCGACCGAGGCTCAGGGGCGCGTGCACACTTCGACCGCCACCGTCGCGGTCCTTCCCGAGCCGGAGACCATCGAGAGCGAGGTCGATCCCGCCGAGGTGAAGGAGATCATCACCACGGCCCAGGGCCCCGGCGGTCAGAATGTGAACAAGGTCGCGACCGCCGTTCACCTCGTCCACCAGCCGACCGGCATCGAGGTCCATATGCAAGAGACCCGCTCGCAGGCGCAGAACCGGGAGAAGGCGTGGCGGCTTCTGCGGGCCCGAGTCCACGAGCGACGGGAACTGGAAGCAATCGCCGCGCGGCGCGAACAGCGGCGCAGCATGATCGGTTCCGGCGACCGCGCCGAGAAGATCAGGACCTACCGCTGGAAGGAGAACCTCGTCTCCGACCAACGGATCGAAGGTGCTCAGCGGCTCGACTCGATCATGTCAGGGGACCTCGACCCGCTCGTGTCGGCCCTGTCAGCGGTGGACCTTGCGGACCGCCTGGCTCGACTCTGA
- a CDS encoding DEAD/DEAH box helicase family protein → MKLHFEPNLDYQLQAIEAVCDLFRGQEICRTDFTVTQHAVGGQQALAFAESDLGVGNRLTLLDDELLKNLGDIQLRHGLPPSGTLASGDFTVEMETGTGKTYVYLRTIFELNKRYGFTKFVIVVPSVAIKEGVYKSLQITEEHFKGLYAGVPFDYFLYDSAKLGQVRNFATSASIQIMVVTVGAINKKDVNNLYKDSEKTGGEKPIDLIKATRPIVIVDEPQSVDGGLQGQGKAALDAMNPLCTLRYSATHVDKHHMVYRLDAVDAYERRLVKQIEVASATVEDAHNKPFVRLVSVSNNKGTISARVELDMQSASGAVRRQEVTVQDGDNLEQTTGRALYADCRIGEIRVAKGHEYMELRVPGGEQCLKPGQAWGDVDALAVQREMIRRTIREHLDKEKRLRPQGIKVLSLFFIDEVAKYRAYDTDGNPVKGDYARIFEEEYRRAANLPDYRTLFAEVDLSRAAEEVHNGYFSIDRKGGWTDTAENNQTNRDSAERAYNLIMKEKEKLLGFDTPLKFIFSHSALKEGWDNPNVFQICTLRDIQTERERRQTIGRGLRLCVNQQGERVRGFEVNTLTVVAMESYEQFAENLQKEIEQDTGIRFGVVEPHQFAGVTVAHPDGSAAPLGVEKSQALWGHLKAAGHIDAGGKVQDSLKQALKDGTLTVPEPFAAQLDQITAVLKKLAGRLEIRNADERRQVRPRQAVLHSEEFKALWDRIKHKTTYRVQFDNEKLIESCIRAVQQAPAIPKTRLQWRKADIAIGKAGVEATEREGAATVVLDEADIELPDLLTDLQDRTQLTRRSIQRILSGSRRLDDFKRNPQAFIELTAEAINRCKRLAVVDGIKYQRLGDEHYYAQELFEQEELTGYLKNLLNATKAVYEQVIYDSDAERTFGDQLEKNGAIKVYAKLPGWFTVPTPLGSYNPDWAVLVEQEGEERLYFVVETKGTALFSDALRPMEQAKIQCGREHFKALEVREAPARYVVASSVNDVLEQPR, encoded by the coding sequence GTGAAGCTGCACTTCGAACCCAACCTCGACTACCAGCTCCAGGCCATCGAGGCGGTCTGCGACCTCTTCCGCGGGCAGGAGATCTGCCGCACCGATTTCACCGTCACGCAGCACGCCGTCGGCGGCCAGCAGGCGCTGGCCTTCGCCGAGAGCGACCTCGGCGTGGGCAACCGCTTGACGCTGCTGGACGACGAGCTGCTGAAGAACCTCGGTGACATCCAGCTTCGCCATGGCCTGCCCCCGTCCGGCACGCTCGCCTCCGGTGACTTCACCGTCGAGATGGAGACCGGCACCGGCAAGACCTATGTCTACCTGCGCACCATCTTCGAGCTGAACAAGCGCTACGGCTTCACCAAGTTCGTCATCGTGGTGCCATCGGTGGCGATCAAGGAGGGTGTGTACAAGTCGCTGCAGATCACCGAGGAGCACTTCAAGGGGCTGTATGCGGGCGTGCCCTTCGACTACTTCCTGTACGACTCGGCCAAGCTCGGCCAGGTGCGCAACTTCGCCACCAGCGCCAGCATCCAGATCATGGTGGTCACGGTTGGCGCCATCAACAAGAAGGATGTCAACAACCTCTACAAGGACAGCGAGAAGACCGGCGGCGAAAAGCCCATCGACCTGATCAAGGCGACGCGGCCCATCGTCATCGTCGACGAGCCGCAGAGCGTGGACGGCGGCCTCCAGGGCCAAGGCAAGGCAGCGCTCGACGCGATGAACCCCCTCTGCACGCTGCGCTACTCAGCCACCCATGTGGACAAGCACCACATGGTCTACCGCCTCGACGCAGTGGACGCCTACGAAAGGCGGCTGGTGAAGCAGATCGAGGTGGCCTCGGCCACGGTCGAGGACGCGCACAACAAGCCCTTTGTGCGGCTGGTCTCGGTCAGCAACAACAAGGGCACGATCAGCGCGCGGGTCGAGCTCGACATGCAGTCCGCCAGCGGCGCGGTGCGTCGGCAGGAAGTCACCGTGCAGGACGGCGACAACCTGGAGCAGACCACCGGCCGCGCCCTCTACGCCGACTGCCGCATTGGCGAAATCCGCGTGGCCAAGGGCCATGAGTACATGGAGCTGCGCGTGCCCGGCGGCGAGCAGTGCCTGAAGCCCGGGCAGGCCTGGGGCGATGTGGACGCTCTGGCCGTGCAGCGCGAGATGATCCGTCGCACCATTCGCGAGCACCTCGACAAGGAGAAGCGGCTGCGCCCACAGGGCATCAAGGTGCTGTCGCTCTTCTTCATCGACGAGGTGGCGAAGTACCGCGCCTACGACACCGACGGCAACCCGGTGAAGGGTGACTACGCGCGCATCTTCGAGGAGGAGTACCGCCGCGCGGCAAACCTGCCCGACTACCGCACGCTGTTTGCGGAAGTTGACCTCAGCCGTGCCGCCGAGGAGGTGCACAACGGCTACTTCTCCATCGACAGGAAGGGCGGTTGGACCGACACCGCCGAGAACAACCAGACCAACCGCGACAGCGCCGAACGCGCCTACAACCTGATCATGAAGGAGAAGGAGAAGCTGCTCGGCTTCGACACGCCGCTCAAGTTCATCTTCTCCCACTCGGCGCTCAAGGAAGGCTGGGACAACCCCAATGTCTTCCAGATCTGCACCCTGCGCGACATCCAGACCGAGCGCGAGCGGCGCCAGACCATCGGCCGCGGCCTGCGCCTATGCGTCAACCAGCAGGGTGAGCGCGTGCGCGGCTTCGAGGTGAACACGCTGACCGTGGTGGCGATGGAGAGCTACGAGCAGTTCGCCGAGAACCTGCAGAAGGAGATCGAGCAGGACACCGGCATCCGCTTCGGTGTCGTCGAACCGCACCAGTTTGCCGGCGTTACGGTCGCTCATCCCGACGGGAGCGCGGCGCCGCTCGGCGTGGAGAAGTCGCAGGCTCTCTGGGGGCACCTCAAGGCGGCGGGTCACATCGACGCCGGAGGCAAGGTGCAGGATTCACTCAAGCAGGCGCTGAAGGACGGCACGCTGACCGTTCCCGAGCCCTTCGCCGCGCAGCTCGACCAGATCACCGCCGTGCTGAAGAAGCTGGCCGGGCGGCTGGAGATCAGGAACGCCGACGAACGGCGCCAGGTGCGTCCCCGCCAGGCGGTGCTCCATAGTGAGGAGTTCAAGGCGCTGTGGGACCGCATCAAGCACAAGACCACCTACCGGGTGCAGTTCGACAACGAGAAGCTGATCGAGAGCTGCATTCGCGCGGTGCAGCAGGCGCCCGCGATCCCGAAGACGCGCCTGCAATGGCGCAAGGCCGACATCGCCATCGGCAAGGCCGGCGTTGAGGCCACCGAGCGGGAAGGCGCCGCAACGGTGGTGCTCGACGAAGCCGATATCGAACTGCCCGATCTGCTGACCGACCTGCAGGACCGCACCCAGCTCACGCGGCGCAGCATCCAGCGCATCCTGAGCGGCAGCCGGCGGCTCGACGACTTCAAGCGCAACCCGCAGGCCTTCATCGAGCTGACCGCCGAGGCCATCAACCGGTGCAAGCGGCTGGCCGTGGTGGACGGCATCAAGTACCAGCGCTTGGGCGACGAGCACTACTACGCGCAGGAGCTGTTCGAGCAGGAGGAACTGACCGGCTATCTCAAGAACCTGCTGAACGCCACCAAGGCCGTGTACGAGCAGGTGATCTACGACTCGGACGCCGAGCGCACATTTGGCGACCAGCTCGAGAAGAACGGGGCCATCAAGGTCTACGCCAAGTTGCCGGGATGGTTCACCGTGCCGACGCCGCTGGGCAGCTACAACCCGGACTGGGCGGTGCTCGTGGAGCAGGAGGGCGAGGAGCGCCTGTACTTCGTCGTCGAGACCAAGGGCACGGCACTCTTCAGCGATGCGCTGCGGCCAATGGAGCAGGCCAAGATCCAGTGCGGGCGGGAGCACTTCAAGGCACTGGAGGTTCGAGAGGCGCCTGCTCGCTATGTTGTGGCAAGCTCCGTGAACGATGTTCTGGAGCAACCGCGATGA
- a CDS encoding virulence RhuM family protein produces MSTPEEPPGEIVLYQTDDGRTRIECRFAGETLWLSQALMADLFQTTPQNITLHLKALYEEGEIDEAATCKEYLQVRQEGAREVRRSVKHYNLDAILAVGYRVRSERGIQFRRWATERLREYLVKGFAMDDERLRNPPVEGSSAPDYFDELLERIRDIRASERRMYLRVREIFALAGDYDSGSRGTTEFFQTIQNKLHFAATGRTAPELIAKRADHSRPNMGLTSWKGEVVRKADVTVAKNYLSSDEIDGLNRIVVMWLDFAEDQARRRRQVFLGDWERKLDEFLAFNERRVLTDKGGISKADADARDEAEYDAFAARRRELAEAEGERARKAALESAAKRLPSPQTSRQKRGRKNGSAE; encoded by the coding sequence ATGTCGACCCCGGAAGAGCCACCCGGCGAGATCGTCCTCTACCAGACCGACGACGGGCGCACCCGAATCGAGTGCCGCTTTGCTGGGGAGACGCTCTGGCTCAGCCAGGCGCTGATGGCAGACCTGTTCCAGACGACCCCACAGAACATCACGCTGCACCTCAAGGCTCTCTACGAGGAGGGCGAGATCGACGAGGCGGCAACCTGTAAGGAGTACTTACAAGTTCGACAGGAGGGCGCGCGCGAGGTCCGTCGTTCGGTGAAGCACTACAACCTGGACGCCATCCTGGCCGTGGGATACCGCGTCCGGTCCGAGCGAGGCATCCAGTTCCGCCGCTGGGCCACCGAGCGGCTGCGCGAGTACCTGGTGAAGGGTTTCGCGATGGACGACGAGCGGCTCCGGAACCCGCCCGTCGAGGGGTCGAGTGCCCCTGACTACTTCGACGAGCTGCTTGAACGCATCCGCGACATTCGCGCAAGCGAGCGGCGGATGTACCTGCGCGTCCGGGAGATCTTCGCCCTTGCCGGCGACTACGACTCCGGCAGCCGCGGGACCACGGAGTTCTTCCAGACGATCCAGAACAAGCTGCACTTCGCCGCCACCGGCAGGACTGCTCCTGAGCTGATCGCCAAGCGGGCCGACCACTCCCGCCCCAACATGGGGCTGACGAGCTGGAAGGGCGAGGTGGTCCGAAAGGCCGATGTGACGGTGGCGAAGAACTACCTGAGCTCGGACGAGATCGATGGCCTCAACCGGATCGTCGTGATGTGGCTGGACTTCGCCGAGGATCAGGCCAGGCGTCGCCGCCAGGTGTTCCTGGGCGACTGGGAGCGGAAGCTCGACGAGTTCCTTGCCTTCAACGAGCGGCGCGTCCTGACCGATAAGGGCGGCATCAGCAAGGCGGACGCCGATGCCCGCGACGAAGCCGAATACGACGCGTTCGCTGCCCGCCGTCGCGAGTTGGCCGAAGCTGAAGGAGAGCGTGCGAGGAAGGCTGCGCTTGAGTCTGCGGCGAAGCGCCTTCCCTCGCCTCAGACGAGCCGGCAGAAGAGGGGCCGGAAGAACGGATCAGCCGAGTGA